In Oncorhynchus tshawytscha isolate Ot180627B linkage group LG24, Otsh_v2.0, whole genome shotgun sequence, the genomic window aacacccctggcagtatagacagtatagacaacacccctggcagtatagacagtatagacaacacccctggcagtatagacagtatagacaacacccctggcagtatagacagtatagacatcacccctggcagtatagacagtatagacaacacccctggcagtatagacagtatagacaacacccctggcagtatagacagtatagacaacacccctggcagtatagacagtatagacaacacccctggcagtatagacagtatagacaacaCCGCTGGCAggatagacagtatagacaacacccctggcagtatagacagtatagacatcacccctggcagtatagacagtatagacaacacccctggcagtatagacagtatagacaacacccctggcagtatagacagtatagacaacacccctggcagtatagacagtatagacaacacccctggcagtatagacagtatagacaacacccctggcagtatagacagtatagacaacaCCGCTGGCAggatagacagtatagacaacacccctggcagtatagacagtatagacaacacccctggcagtatagacagtatagacaacacccctggcagtatagacagtatagacaacacccctggcagtatagacagtatagacaacacccctggcagtatagacagtatagacaacacccctggcagtatagacagtatagacaacacccctggcagtatagacagtatagacaacacccctggcagtatagacagtatagacaacaATACGGCGATGAGGCTTACAAAGGATGGGAGGTATTACCTGAGCGGGGCTTAGTTTGTCTCTGAGTCAATATTATAAAagaatatacagtgtatatattgaCTAGATACTCAAGTGGCCAGTCTAACAATGAAATAAGCGTCTTAAAAAATAGATGACTGTCTGGAGCCGGCAAGACCAAGTGGGACCATTCTAGTCAATGAGAGGGCAGACACGCTGTGAACAATGGGCACAACTCAGATATGTGTTTTTCctcaaagttgccgggatgtcacgtgtcctacttacatcagtacactcgtaacaacctaaACATTACTCAACTTCTACTTGATCAAATAAGCCGCACATAGCAACTAAGCCATTCCTTTGTTTGTTAACTAAATTCAacactctcattgacctccatacaaaaactcctcgcTTGGTGAGCGGAAAAAGCGTCACCTGCTGGAGAACACCGATTTTGGGCCCAGTTatccctctcgcttcgcctcttcctctctgccccaaTGTTTAACCCAGAAGGCTCAGACCTTTGTTTCCATGTATGCAGGACATGTCTCAAATTCAAATTAGTATCATGTTACCTTTGGTGTggctacataagacagaaggttacttaaacGAAAGTAGGGTTGGTGGGTGTATGaagaacgtctagcaacccaatggTTGCGAGTTAAAATCTCGTaacagacaactttagcattttagcaactaCTCACTACTTTTGAGCtattttgcaactacttagctaaCCCATCCACAACCTTAACACTTTAACCTAACaatgctaacattagccacctagttaATGTTAGCATTAGCCGCCGAGCTAACATTAGGATcaacaaattgtaattcgtaacatatcacacgcattgcaaatttgtaacatattgtacgaattgcaataCATAACATAGAAAttataatttgtaacatatcatacaaaatgtatGGACATCACAAATGAATACCATTCCAAACGTAACATACACTAATTTCAGTATTTTTGTTGACAATGTTATGTCTACCCAGGAGTCCAGGTTGCACTAGGCCATGGCTCCAGCAGACCTGCTCTGACTTGGAGCCAAGATTAGGCCCCTGGTACTTTTCAGCATGCTTTTACATAACAATGGCAACCTGTGAACATGGGTTTACATCTTCGACGGTTAACACGTCTCAAAACGCAACGGTCTTGATTATGCAGTTATTGATCCtgctcttcacaagtcctcaCTCTCAAACCTAGATATGGAAACACTTCCCTAGTATGAAAATCAGGGTGTATACACTAGCGTAACACTGCTGTTACAGTCAAAAAGCAGCATGAGTCGTATTTACTGAGCAGCTCCTTGGAGAGAATATAGCTACTCTTTGCTACTGCTGCCCTTCCCTTATTGTTGAGTATAGCGACCCCTACTGGGCGAGAGATACTACCACACCAGATGACTAGCTATGACAAGTGACTGCTGCATTTGAGAATTCTGCACCGAGTATTTTCTTCTCTGTTCAGTCTAGGATATAAAAACTGTCCATAGAGCATTATTGTCATTTACTGGACATAATGGGTCAGAATCAGTGTGAATGGGGGCACACTTCAGGAAGATTGATTCTCCACCCGACTTTAACCAAGCTGTGCCTGTGGGCATGATAAAACAAAACATCCACATTTTTTGAAACTTCGCAGCCTAACATTTCCTTTCAAAGTTATTTAAAAAAGCAAaaatacttttttcaaatcaatgACCGTTACTTTACAACAACTGGAAATGAAAGTCTTTATTTGAACATTTCTTACAAGTTACAAAAGAcaaaaataaaattatatttaaaaaaaacacctgtATAGTCCCAAGCCAATTTTACAAATAGTCTGAAAAGCCTTTACAAAAAATATAGTACACAGATTGTTAAATCAggacaaacaaataaataatgagATTTACAACTGGGCACTTGTAGATTATTGATAAAAGGTTAATGGTCAAAGCCTGATTTCTGTGGCTGAAGGGACCAGTGCAAGATATCCCTAACTTACTTACTTccctttaaaaaacaaacaaaataaacattttaataacTGCAGCATATACATCTTTCAAAGCATTTGACATTAGTAGACTTAAAATGACATACTATTGACAAAATGTACACGTCTACATTATTTGTAAGAGAACATGCTAAAACCTGGTTTAACCATGTGCGAGAAGGGGCTCAACACTCAAGAATCCAGTTTGGTCCCAGAATACGTATAGCTCATGTCTAAATAGACTGAGAAAAATGTACttgaaacatttttcaaccaatAGTAAAGCTCTGATTGTTATCCAATCATTTTTTGCATAATATGCCTCCAGTCATCCGCAGAACATTCAAATGTAGGCAGGGTGGTCTGCTCGGTGCCATCAGTTGATACTGGGCTGACCGTGCACTCTGATGCGGTAGAGGCAGGTGTATTCCGTGTGTCCCCAGTTGGACAGCACCCGAACCTCAATGGTCTGATAGGCtttatcattctcctcctgtggATAGATGGCAAAGGACACTCAGTTTACACTCAAGTAGCAAGACCTATAACTTGCCAAGTCACCATCTCTAGTAGTGCTAGAGATAAATGCCATGTGGACAGTGTCAGGAAAGCTACTCTGAAATCATAGTTTACCAAACTACCAATTACTTAAGATGCTAAAGCAAGCTAAATACACTGtagtttacttaactaaagcTACTTTAAaacagtagttcactacatctAAGCTACTTTGTGATAAATTATCAcatctaaatctgaaatgtcatagacaaacaattgcaagaacagatcactctggaATCAGATTTTAACACAATGTGTAATTgagcctattaaacacaaaaatGTGTTTTCACGTGAGAATTAGGAAGGTCTGATAGTGAAAAAGGACATTATTTAATTTTCTTTTTGCAAAaacagtgtgtagttccagtagttagttACTTTTTTGCCGTGTAGCAGTATAACTACTGAAAAAAACACCAAGATTTGAATAAAGTTCATCTACCACCAAGCCACGGCAAATGTAGTTAAAcaacatgtagttcactactccccaacactgcaaGTGGACTACTTACATAACATCTACATCTGACCAATCAAGCCCGTTGAGGCAGTGTTAAGTGTACTTACGGTGACGGGATAAGTCTGTAGCGCGTCCCCATCCTCCTGGTAGGTATAGCTGCCAAGTAGCTTACCCTCCTCCTGGTATTCATCATCCAGACCCTGGAAACCGACGACACAGTTAGAAAACAGCAGAGAGCCACAGCAGTAAGTGTGTCAATCAGTACTGCTTCACCAGTGCACATTCACAGTAAACGTGACTGACTTGAGCATCTACTAGGTGTTCTTCTGAATGGCTTGTAAAGACAGCCATAACAAACATGTGGCATGTTAAATTGGGTAAGCAGTGTGGCTTACATAGACGTTAAACTGGCGCGGGGCGCTGTCGATGTTGCCTGTTGGCGACAGGTCTTTGGGGATGTGCTCCAATGAGAAGGCAGAGGGCACGATCCTCATGGAGAGACGCATCACCAGGTAACCATGGGAACCCTGAAACGCCCAGCAGTTCCCTGGATGGACGTCGGGCTgcagtggaaaagagagagagcattgatGAGACCAGTGGCTGAATGTGTTGGCTAAGCAATATCAGGAACTAAAACTCTCCCAATATAATCCATGAATGTAATCACCAAGCCATCAAAAAAAAAGACTAGTCTCATGTGGTGACTTGAGTCGTACCTGTATGACCACACGAGGAGACTGTGAGAAGTACCAGAGTGGGAGGCCGAACAGACTCATCAGTGCCGTCTTTGTCTCAAACGTCTCAGAGCAGCGAGTGCCCAGGATGTTGCCACCTGCACACACGTAGCCATGATGTCACTTTCACGGCCGTGCACAATGTCAGCCAGAGGGCATAGCTGAAGCCAGTCATAGCAGAACCAGTGTACTGTGCAAAGCCAAAACAGATCATTCTAAATAATAGGCAGTAGACAAAACAGTCAACGTAGGTCTCCACGCCCCGCCACCACAACAGCTGTGAAACTTTACCTCCAGACTCCAGAGCGTAGTCCACCAGGCCGGTCCGATCCTGGGAGTAGAGTTTCAGAGCATTCTTCACCATCAGCTGCACATGCTGGAGGAGCAAGAGGGGAACAGAGTTGTTGGGTGAGGAACTGGAATAATGCAGACAGACAAGAAATAAGTAATTGATAACACCAAAACACTGAATCTAATTTAAAACGATATTAACAAAAAGTAtatggcctcccaagtggcgcagcggtctaaggcactgcatggcaGTGTTGCGCCGTCACCTCCGGCCGTGAcctaggctgtgtcacaaccggctgtgaccgggagtctGATAGGGCGGCGCTCAATTTGCCCAGCagcatccgggttaggggagggtttggcccagcatcgtccgggttaggggagggtttggcccagcatcgtccgggttaggggagggtttggcccgggggaGGCTTTATTTGGCTCATCGCACTCAAACAAACAACCTACCTCCTCAGACATCCCGGCCCCAACAGTGTGCATCACGGTCTGAGAGACAGTCTCAGTGCTGAGCATCTCCTGCCTGGCCCTGTTCTCCTCAAGCTGCAGGCTCACGTTCTGCAGGATGCTGAGCTCCAGGGAGGCCAGAGAGGCCTGCAGGTCTGCCCCGCTCACATAACGCTCAGAGAGCCACTGCATTAGCGACTCAGGGAGTTCCTTCTCCCCGGGTTCGGAATCTCCGGCCTGCTCATTGCCGTAGAACAGGATCCGCAGTTCCCGCCTCACCTGGGCAGACACCTGTCACAACCACAGAGGTCAAGGGTCGACAGAGGAGATTTATACAAAAGATCTTCAGAAAAAAATATTATGCTGAGATTCAGTCAGAGATAATATTGAGTGTCTATACAGGACCAGCTATTCAAAGCAATGGAAGAGGCCATCTGGAAAGGCACATACTGGAGCAATGCatgtaagaacagagagagagagagagagagagagagagagagagagagagagagagcgcaagcaACTCACCATGTCATGGAGATGGTCCAAGCGGTCCCCCATGCCCTGGCATCCCATCACCCCCTGCAGGTCCTGCCTAATGCTCCCCAGTGCCGCCTCCAGCCGTTGCACCTCCGCCAACAAGGCATCATGGGACTCACTGTCCACACCCACAATCGAAGGGCACACACAGGGAGCAATATTCAACACCACTCGTGATTTCATTCAATTATTACAATCCAAAGGTTTTTGTGCTGAACTCACCTGACTGGCGCAGGAACTGGCGTGGCACTTGCAGTCTCAACTTGCCTCCTCTGCACCTCCTGAAGACATCATCAACATAACATGGATATATGacaacaaatacattttatacAAGTCCTACAGTAAGGTCTGTACATTTATATAAAATATTttacctctatttaaccaggcaagtcgattaagaacaaattctaatttacagtGAGGGCAAAAGGCCttctgtggggacgggggctatACATAGAACGTAGTATAGGATCTATGGATGTGTACCTCTGTCTTGGCAGCCAGTGTCTGCAGTAGAACCTCTAGTTGAGCAAGACGAGACTCTTGGCCCTGCTGCTGCACCACAACCTGCTCCTGCACAACACAGGAAGAGATTAATGAGCATCACATCCTGCTCCTGCACAACACATGAAGAGATTAATGAGCATCACATCCTGCTCCTGCACAACACATGAAGAGATTAATGAGCATCACATCCTGCTCCTGCACAACACATGAAGAGATTAATGAGCATCACATCCTGCTCCTGCACAACACAGGAAGAGATTAATGAGCATCACATCCTGCTCCTGCCCAACACAGGAAGAGATTAATGAGCATCACATCCTGCTCCTGCCCAACACAGGAAGAGATTAATGAGCATCACATCCTGCTCCTGCCCAACACAGGAAGAGATTAATGAGCATCACATCCTGCTCCTGCCCAACACAGGAAGAGATTAATGAGCATCACATCCTGCTCCTGCACAACACATGAAGAGATTAATGagcagagaagaaaaaaaaagtatatatatatattttttaaagttacCCAAGTAAGCGGACCAAATTATATACTAATTTACTTTTCATTACAAGCACAATTACTATCTGCTCCCTGAAATGGACCCCTGACTATCCAACCTGGAGAATCACCTGTTCCCTCTGCAGTACTgcatccttctccatctctctcctcagtaGGGTGAGTCTCTCCTCCAGCAGGCCAGACACCCACAGCCCCATGCCGTCCCTGTCCGCCTGGGTGTTCAGCTGCTCTCGTAGAGAATGGTAGAGACCCAGCACTTCtccgtgctgctgctcctgcctctggccccctccctccaccttctcCCACAGTTGGGCCAGCCTCTGCTCCAACTGGGCCAGGCGCTCAGAGTCCACAGACACGGCCACACTGCCTGGCTGTTCATATACAGGGGAGGGGGATAGGGGTCAGGTCAGCTATACAGTGTATCAGGCCTTATCCATAGAATTGGAAGGTCTTAAGGAAGCTGACAATTATATAATGGTTGATTGAATACAAGTGCATCAACACCCCTGCTACCTGTGAGACAGCTGGTGGTGGAGTCATGGTGGACTGCCCATCTTTGGTCTGGGCTTGGGCAGAGGTGAAACTGAGGGAGTAGGCCGTCCTCCACTCAGTGACGTTAACGGCAGGCAATACAGACAGCAGGCTGGACGGACCCCAGTGCCACAGAGCTGGGAGAACATCGAGAACGGAGGATTTAGGAGACGGAAGAGGGCACAGTGGGTGATTGTTCAGTAATATGGATAACCAGCATGAGAGCGGTGCTACTCACCCAGGAGGATGAGGAATGGGAGCAAAATCAACAGGAGTTTGAGGAGCTTGGCAGGGTAACTACGACAACAGAAAAACACTTGTTAGTGTGATCACATATTATGGAGCTCCAGCCACTACCACATACAGGTGACTgcaaaaataatggaaacacaataatggaaatacattttatgtTGGCGTTTCCTTTATTTGAGCAGTTACCGGTTCCTTGAGTATTACTCTCAGGCCCAAGAGACTCACCGTGTCAAGACGAAGACgttgagcagagagagaagggtaaccAGATGGTACCATCCAGTCCCAAGCCACCAGAAGACCCCCGTCGCTGCCTTGCCTgtacacacaaagacagacagggagcagATTAGTGAGCGTTCTTCAGGAGGCGGGAGGGGTAGATGAGGCACGTCCACACAGCACTAAGGATTAGAGAATCAAGTACATTCCCCAGATGAGGTAAGAGACAAGGACATAAATGCAGTGCAACAGGTTGCGGGGTTAGTTACAGACAGAGGTGATACAGAAGGCTGAGCAAAAGTGTTCTCTGTCAGCGTAGATGCACAGTACAGCAGAGAGGAACCTTTTTTTTAAGGAGAGCACAGCTTTAGCAAATCGCACGACTCCATCAAACTCCTGTACAGTGTGACAAATCGCTCCCATTCTTGGCGCCAACTTTAAAATGCCCAGAGAGACGGAAACAGCaggcagaggggggggggggtcagttcTGCAGACAGTCTCTGCAGTTTCCTAGCCTAACGCATAGAGCAGTGAATTAGAAATGATGAGACGCAAAAGAAACGGCAGCTAGTCATCTTAAATGGGAAAAGGTTAGAGAGATAGATCTACTCCAAGCCACCATTCTAATGGGTTTCACGTTAGGTAGGCAGACACACAAACTAGCCATGGGGAGACTAGGACTAGGAGATATCATGCAGGGGTGTATTTGGAGGCTGGTTACACACGGGAAAATTATGACCTGGGGACCTAACTGCCAACCAGGGAACCGACAGCATCCTCCTCATCACGGCCCAGACAGCTGAGCCTGCCTCCTGCCCAACCCACAACACACTTGAGCCTGGGGACCAAAACATAACTTCATCTACTTACATACATCAGTAAAATAAGGACTAAATGTAGAACTCGTTTCAAGTATATCAGGATAGGCCAGAGTTTGCTGGATTAATAGGTAACCTGTGTAAACAGCGGCGAGCCACAGTGCTCCCAACACGTGGtgtgaccgggaggcccatgtgGTGTAGGTTGCGTGTGTCTCCGCCTGCTGCTTCCGTTTGCAGTCATCACCTATTAGCATCAGCAGGGTGGGTGAGCAGCAAAGGCAGAAAATAAaagatgaaaataaaaatgttttgagagagagagaggcaggctaaaaaggcaggtagcctagcagttaagagctcTTGGCCAATAACCAAAAGGTCGATGGTACGAATCCCCGAGCCAGCAAGGttgaaaaatctgccgttcttcCCTTGAGCAAGACATTTAACCTCCCAAGAACAACAACTATTCCCTGGCGCCGAagacgtcgattaaggcagcacCTCTCTGATTGAATGCATTCAGGTGTGTGTAGTCACAAAGGTTATGAGAAGAGTTACATGAAAAATCATACCAAGTCACATGATTCTATTATTCACAAAAAACACATCGTCTTGTAGTACATAGTCAAGGGTTCATGCACAAACAACTATATCGGTGTGGAGGTCAGTTACTCACACAGAGAGCCAATCAGATTCATGTGCTTCCCGTCAGTCCCCAACTCCTTTACATGCATGCTTCCGCAGTAGCTGGAGAGAGCTGCAACCAATAAGAAAGAAAATCAGATAAAAACTAGCACAACTACATATCGATGGAGCATCCCTCTTTCACCTGAgcgcagagcgagagagcgaattTGCATGTCACCAGGGCAATAGCCAAAGCGAAGGTAGCCCATTTGTTTGGGAGATAGAGGGTGAAATCTGTGGGGTAAAAGTGCCATACAAACACCCGAAAAGGAAGGTGGAGTGATGTTAAAAGGAGTGAGAAAGCTGTAGGCAGGAAAAGCTGTGGTAGTGTCAGCCTCTGTCCCCCTGTTGAGAAAGATAGAGGATAGTCCAGAAGCAGGTGACGAAAAGTTTTAGGTTAGTCAGTCAGCAGGGAGAGCCACCATGGTCATTCACACAGCCACTGCAACCTCCTGTGTCAGTGCAGATTCAGTACAGTGCAAGAGATTGGTGGACTGCAACCAGGAGTATTCCGAACATCAACTTTCAACCAGTGACAACTAAGCACAGTCCCATGCAAATCATGCAACACCTGACTTGTGGATGCCCAACCCCGATGAATAATCGTTCAGCCTCTAAAAAAGCAAAGTGGAATACTTCCATTAACAAATTTCCTGCCCCCACTGCCCATCTTCAGCAGAGCAGCCTGTATGAGCCCAGTCACTACAGACACTGTGGAAGCAGCTGCCCTCCGAAAGTGACAGAAGATATTAAAAGGGAATAATCCGGCCTTCCAAGTGGCACATTGCGGTGttactacagcctggggttcgatcccaggctgtgtcataaccggccgtgaccgtGACCGGGGTCATgttttcggaggatgcatgactcgaccgttgcccgttggggagttacagcgacgagacaagatcgtaatcacgaaattggggagaaaaaggggccaaaTAATCCAGATTGCATGATTATGTTGAGCTTTAGCAAAGCATTGTCAGATTTCCTGACAGCCTATGCAAATCATGTGGTGGTAGCCTATCTCAGCACTACACCGCTGTTAAGAGAGCAGGAAAAAGTTGAGACCCACCTAAAACGATGAATTATCCGTTATCCGCATTATTTATGACACAAAAGTGGGATGCTGCAAGGCagatatgagagagacagagtgaaaggcAACACTGGCGCTGTAAAGACAGCAAGAAGCCGAGCCGGCGCAGAAGCTGATACCTTCACCATTCTTGTGTGTCCTCATCAGTACACTCTTTAAGAGCAGTGAGAAGACGTATGccacagaggctgctgccctctTGCTCACACGCACACAAGTGTCCGAGACGGACACCAGCAGACCTGAATCAAACCAATTCAACTTGATTGAAAATGCACAAAATCACAATGAATGTCAAATGTAAGAAAAATGAAAATTGACACAGTCATGCATCagcaatgacaacaacaacaacaaccaaaacacTGTGGATGATATGCCTTCAAATGGAATGGGAAGGCAAAACACTGTGGATGATATGCCTTCAAATGGAATGGGAAGGCAAAACACTGTGGATGATATGCCTTCAAATGGAATGGGAAGGCAAAACACTGTGGATGATATGCCTTCAAATGGAATGGGAAGGCAAAACACTCCCAGATACAACACATGCAGTACTGAGCACATACATATTATAGTACTTGGCTCTCACCCGTTTTGTGCTTGCGGCTCTTGTCCCTGGCGTAGACCGTGGAGGGAGGGGACGTACAGGGGGCTGTCAGGGCCTGGTAGCTGGTGGCAGAGCAGGCACCAGTGGAGGATGAGGAGTAGGTGCTTAGAGCCTCATGTCTGTCCGAGGGGATAGGGAAGTCCTTACAGAAGCTACCGTTCACCATGGAGGTCTGGGTCTGTACAGAGTTAATGTCTCCGTTGGTCCTACACATACTGTGGTCGACCGCCATGGTCCGCTCTGTAACGCACAGACAGATTTGATAATGAAACACAAAATGAGCCTTTTTAAAAGGAATCCATTCAAGACACTGATGTCTCAGGCATGACAAGTAATTGTGATCGATAAGGtcgtaaaaaaaagaaagaaaaaaaagacctTTATCTTCAGAAGCTTCATCCAAACCCCAGAAGCTGCCGACCAGCGTGCGCTCCTGGATGCACGACTCGTCCAGCATGGAGGCGTCACTGGCTGTCACGCTGCTGTTGTGCTGCCGGGAGCCATGCTGGCTCTTACGGGGCGTGGTGCTGAGCAGAGACTGGGTGCAGGAGACAGAGTGCTGCTGAGACCTCCTGCTCTTCAACCCcctgggagagggagaagtgaacAGTCAGATTAGACATGGAAACCATTGGCTGTAACACGCAGGCCCAAATCCATAGAAGGAACCCCagggcagcagcagcatcacttaCTTGGACTCTCTGCGACTGTCTCCTCCTGCGCTGAAGGAGGCACCGTGGTACACATTGTGGTTCAGATTAGAGTCTAGGCTGTCGTCGCCATAGAGACCAGTGATAGTGTGCAGACGCAGGCTCCGCCGAGACATCCTGGGAGACTCGAAAACACTGGAGTGATCATGTGCTCCTTCTCAAAGTCCAGGGCTGTTGTTAAGAAGCTGGAGCTGGGAAAACAAGGATGAAAAGACAGGAATGCATTTAGATGAAAATTCATATAATAAAACATTTCATTTTCTAAGCAACAGTAAATAATTTGATTGGCAACATCAATGATTCTAATTCTAAAATCATACATCACGCAAAAATACATCCTAGTATTTAACTTCCTCTTCTTCTATCATGCAGACAAAGCATGGAAGGCGCAATTGTTCCCCAATGGCAGCAAACATTTTACCGTAATGGCACGGTCACCCTCTGCTAGTAGTGCAAAGCTTAAGTTGAGAGGCTGCGGTTGTTCTATTCCCCTGTAACCACACAGGGCTGGTTTGACAGGAAATGAGCACTGATGCTCCCCCATCACAGTAAAGAACACAGGAAGAGAAATGAGGCCACATGATGGGGCCTTCTCTAAACATGGTGATATTACAGCAAGAGTTGGGGACCTACATCTACTGGCAGCTGCTATAGACACACTTCTCCCATATTCCTTGCCCAGAGTTGGCCCAGATTTCAACAGAGACGAGTTATGCTCAACATAGCCCTGCCAAGAAAACTGTTGCTGCCATCTCTCAAGGAACAATCCCGGCATTCATATTGTTCGCCTTTGAAACCGTTTCTAAATCTGTACACGCGACTGATACCAGAACCGATCATTGGGCAGACTGAAGTCCCAGTTGGGAATAGCACAACGGTAGTACAACGGAACGGTAACTTTCCATATAACAATGCATGACAGGCTATTACAGCCTGAAACCTAATCTctataataaaacacacacacacagagcaaacaGGAGTAACCCTGCCTGCTGTCTAAAAATAGGCAAGCGCACAGACAAAGAACATAATGAAAGAGGATGATACATACAGATCCCCCCCCACCACGTCACCCAGCTCACCAGAGTCCACCTCTCGTCACCATCGCTCATCCCAGGGAAAAGCAGAC contains:
- the LOC112223493 gene encoding SUN domain-containing protein 1 isoform X1 — its product is MSRRSLRLHTITGLYGDDSLDSNLNHNVYHGASFSAGGDSRRESKGLKSRRSQQHSVSCTQSLLSTTPRKSQHGSRQHNSSVTASDASMLDESCIQERTLVGSFWGLDEASEDKERTMAVDHSMCRTNGDINSVQTQTSMVNGSFCKDFPIPSDRHEALSTYSSSSTGACSATSYQALTAPCTSPPSTVYARDKSRKHKTGLLVSVSDTCVRVSKRAAASVAYVFSLLLKSVLMRTHKNGEALSSYCGSMHVKELGTDGKHMNLIGSLCDDCKRKQQAETHATYTTWASRSHHVLGALWLAAVYTGSSVLWVGQEAGSAVWAVMRRMLSVPWLAVRSPGKAATGVFWWLGTGWYHLVTLLSLLNVFVLTRYPAKLLKLLLILLPFLILLALWHWGPSSLLSVLPAVNVTEWRTAYSLSFTSAQAQTKDGQSTMTPPPAVSQPGSVAVSVDSERLAQLEQRLAQLWEKVEGGGQRQEQQHGEVLGLYHSLREQLNTQADRDGMGLWVSGLLEERLTLLRREMEKDAVLQREQEQVVVQQQGQESRLAQLEVLLQTLAAKTEEVQRRQVETASATPVPAPVSESHDALLAEVQRLEAALGSIRQDLQGVMGCQGMGDRLDHLHDMVSAQVRRELRILFYGNEQAGDSEPGEKELPESLMQWLSERYVSGADLQASLASLELSILQNVSLQLEENRARQEMLSTETVSQTVMHTVGAGMSEEHVQLMVKNALKLYSQDRTGLVDYALESGGGNILGTRCSETFETKTALMSLFGLPLWYFSQSPRVVIQPDVHPGNCWAFQGSHGYLVMRLSMRIVPSAFSLEHIPKDLSPTGNIDSAPRQFNVYGLDDEYQEEGKLLGSYTYQEDGDALQTYPVTEENDKAYQTIEVRVLSNWGHTEYTCLYRIRVHGQPSIN
- the LOC112223493 gene encoding SUN domain-containing protein 1 isoform X4 → MSRRSLRLHTITGLYGDDSLDSNLNHNVYHGASFSAGGDSRRESKGLKSRRSQQHSVSCTQSLLSTTPRKSQHGSRQHNSSVTASDASMLDESCIQERTLVGSFWGLDEASEDKERTMAVDHSMCRTNGDINSVQTQTSMVNGSFCKDFPIPSDRHEALSTYSSSSTGACSATSYQALTAPCTSPPSTVYARDKSRKHKTALSSYCGSMHVKELGTDGKHMNLIGSLCDDCKRKQQAETHATYTTWASRSHHVLGALWLAAVYTGSSVLWVGQEAGSAVWAVMRRMLSVPWLAVRSPGKAATGVFWWLGTGWYHLVTLLSLLNVFVLTRYPAKLLKLLLILLPFLILLALWHWGPSSLLSVLPAVNVTEWRTAYSLSFTSAQAQTKDGQSTMTPPPAVSQPGSVAVSVDSERLAQLEQRLAQLWEKVEGGGQRQEQQHGEVLGLYHSLREQLNTQADRDGMGLWVSGLLEERLTLLRREMEKDAVLQREQEQVVVQQQGQESRLAQLEVLLQTLAAKTEEVQRRQVETASATPVPAPVSESHDALLAEVQRLEAALGSIRQDLQGVMGCQGMGDRLDHLHDMVSAQVRRELRILFYGNEQAGDSEPGEKELPESLMQWLSERYVSGADLQASLASLELSILQNVSLQLEENRARQEMLSTETVSQTVMHTVGAGMSEEHVQLMVKNALKLYSQDRTGLVDYALESGGGNILGTRCSETFETKTALMSLFGLPLWYFSQSPRVVIQPDVHPGNCWAFQGSHGYLVMRLSMRIVPSAFSLEHIPKDLSPTGNIDSAPRQFNVYGLDDEYQEEGKLLGSYTYQEDGDALQTYPVTEENDKAYQTIEVRVLSNWGHTEYTCLYRIRVHGQPSIN
- the LOC112223493 gene encoding SUN domain-containing protein 1 isoform X2, giving the protein MSRRSLRLHTITGLYGDDSLDSNLNHNVYHGASFSAGGDSRRESKGLKSRRSQQHSVSCTQSLLSTTPRKSQHGSRQHNSSVTASDASMLDESCIQERTLVGSFWGLDEASEDKERTMAVDHSMCRTNGDINSVQTQTSMVNGSFCKDFPIPSDRHEALSTYSSSSTGACSATSYQALTAPCTSPPSTVYARDKSRKHKTGLLVSVSDTCVRVSKRAAASVAYVFSLLLKSVLMRTHKNGEALSSYCGSMHVKELGTDGKHMNLIGSLCDDCKRKQQAETHATYTTWASRSHHVLGALWLAAVYTGSSVLWVGQEAGSAVWAVMRRMLSVPWLAVRSPGKAATGVFWWLGTGWYHLVTLLSLLNVFVLTRYPAKLLKLLLILLPFLILLALWHWGPSSLLSVLPAVNVTEWRTAYSLSFTSAQAQTKDGQSTMTPPPAVSQPGSVAVSVDSERLAQLEQRLAQLWEKVEGGGQRQEQQHGEVLGLYHSLREQLNTQADRDGMGLWVSGLLEERLTLLRREMEKDAVLQREQVVVQQQGQESRLAQLEVLLQTLAAKTEEVQRRQVETASATPVPAPVSESHDALLAEVQRLEAALGSIRQDLQGVMGCQGMGDRLDHLHDMVSAQVRRELRILFYGNEQAGDSEPGEKELPESLMQWLSERYVSGADLQASLASLELSILQNVSLQLEENRARQEMLSTETVSQTVMHTVGAGMSEEHVQLMVKNALKLYSQDRTGLVDYALESGGGNILGTRCSETFETKTALMSLFGLPLWYFSQSPRVVIQPDVHPGNCWAFQGSHGYLVMRLSMRIVPSAFSLEHIPKDLSPTGNIDSAPRQFNVYGLDDEYQEEGKLLGSYTYQEDGDALQTYPVTEENDKAYQTIEVRVLSNWGHTEYTCLYRIRVHGQPSIN